The segment GCATCGCGGTGGGTCGGTTCGGGTGCTTCATGGCGGGCGACGACTACGGGCGCCCGACCGGCTCCTGGGTCGGTGTGGCGTTCCCCGAAGGTGCACCTCCGACCACCGTGGGCGTGTTGCGGGACCGCTATGGCGTCGACGTGGATCCGGAGCTGATCGCCCGCTTCGGCGACGTGATCCCGGTGCATCCCACGCAGCTCTACGAGATCGGCACCTCCTTCCTGATCCTGCTGGTCCTGCTCCGTCTGCGCCACGTCCCGCACAAGCCGGGGTGGGTCTTCGGCGCCTGGCTGGGGCTCTACGCCGTCAATCGCTTCCTGCTCGAGATCGTGCGGCTGAAGGGGGATCGCTTCCTGTTCGGCGTATTCTCGCAGGCGCAGGTCATCTCGGTGGTGCTGCTCGCGCTCTCGCTCTGGATGGTGACACGGCTCCGGGGCGCGCCGGCGCGACGCTGAGCGGGCGGGCGGGCGACACGGCCCGGCCCGCGGCGGGTCCGGTCCGCCGCGCCCCGGGTTGCGCCGGCTCCCCCCACGCCGGATGCTCGGGTGCATCCACGTCCTCCACCGGAGCGTCCCCATGATCCGTCTCCCGCTGGCCGCGGCCGCACTCCTGCTCGCCGCCGCCCCCGTATCCGCCCAGGGCCTCAAGGTCCACATCTCCGCCGACCTCGAGGGGATCACGGGGGTCGTCACGGGAGAGCAGCTCGGACCCGGCGGCTTCGAGTACGGACGCTTCCGCGAGTTCATGACGGACGAGGTCAACGCCGCCATCGAGGGCGCGCGGGCCGCGGGCGCCACCGAGATCGTGGTGGCGGACTCCCACGGCAACGGCCAGAACCTCCTCATCGAGCGGTTGCCGGAGGACGTGCTGCTGGTGCGCGCCTGGCCGCGTCCGCTCGGCATGATGGAAGGCATCGACTCGACGTTCGACGCCGCGGTCTTCATCGGCTACCACGCCAGCACCACCAATCCCGAAGGCGTGAGGGCGCATACGCTATCCAGCGCCAACCTCACGGCGGTGCGGCTGAACGGCATCGAGATGCCCGAGGCCGGTCTGAACGCCGCCGTCGCCGGCCACTTCGGTGTGCCCGTCGTGGCGATCTCCGGCGACGACGCCATCGTGGCCGAAGCCGAGCGCCTGCTCGGCACGATCGACGGGGCCGTCGTCAAGCAGGCGCTCGGCTTCCACTCGGCCGTGACCGTCATGCCGGCGGTCGGGCGCGAGCGCATCCGGGCGGCGGTGGAAGCGGGGGTGCGCGCCCACGCTGCGCGGCGCGCCTACCGGCTGGAGGGTCCCCTCCAGCTGGAGGTGGCCTTCAAGCACTACCAGCAGGCGCAGGTGCTGGCCTACCTGCCCTTCGTGGAGCTGGTCGACGCGCACACCATCCGCATGCAGGCGGACTCCATGGTGGAGATCTCCCGCTTCCTGCAGTTCATCTCGCACTACCAGCCGGGACTGGCGCCCTGAGCGGGCACGTCCCGGAGGCTGGGGTCACAGCGACAGGAGCGCGACCTCGTAGCCGATGAGCGCCGTGTAGAACAGCAGGATCCCGTGGAGGATGCCCCGCACCGGCACGAAGCGCAGCACGGAGCTCTGGTTGCAGGCCACGAGGATGAGCAGCGCAAACCCGGTCAGCAGGACCTTGAAGTTCGCGAAGAGCTGGATGTCGAGCTCCATGAGCGCGCGCATCACGGGGTTGGCCTCGCGCACGACACCGCGGGCGATCAGCTCCAGCGTGAAGATCGCGTCCAGGGTGCTGAGCGCCATCACGACGATCGTCACCACCAGGAACCACGGATGGTGCCAGTCGAGACCGGTCGCGGCGGCGTCGCCGACGCGACGCCCGTTCCTGCGTCGGCCTTTGAGCGCCCAACGCCAATCGGAGAACAGGACGTGGGCCTGTCGGCGGTCCGCGCGTCGACGCTCCATGGGCCTCTCCTGACGGGTCGGATCGGGATGCTGGTCCGGCTCGATGGGCAGGGCGTATGCCAGGAGCCGACTCAGGGCGAGGATGACACGTCCAACCACCGTCGGACAAGGACTTCGCCTGCCCGGGCATACACCTTGGCGGGGTAGAGGTGGCAGTCGGATGTGTTGCGTCCGCGCACACATCCGTTGTAGCGCAGAAGCGCCCGCTCCATGTCCCCGCCGGAGCGGTCGACGAGGGTCCGCAGCAGGCGGGCGCCGTGGCACAGGTTGGTGGCGATGTCCTCCAGATCGGAACCCGGGCAGCCCCAGCGCCCGGCGTGGAACGGCATCACCTGCAGCAGGCCGACCGCCCCGACCGGGCTCCGGGCGGCAGGGTCCAACCACGGATTCTCCACCAACAGGACGGCCGTCAGGAGGCGGGGATCGAGTCCGGCGTCGCGTCCGGCGCCCACCAGGGCCAGCGCCAGCGTGCGCACGAACGCGGAATCGTCCGAGAACGTCGCGAGCATCGTGGTGAGCGGCTCCACCTCGGCTCGATAGACGGAGTCCGCGCGCTCGATCCCGGATCGGAGACGCTCCACACGCTCATGGAGCTCCGAGCGTTCGGGCTGCGCTCCCGCAGGGGAGACATCCGGTGGGGGCCGGGTCGCCGCGAGCAACAGGGCCGGAACCAGGAGAAGCGTCGCGTTGCGCACGGGGGGTCGCTCCCGTCGGGGTAGGGCCGGAGGCGGAGGCGCCTCCCTGCCATCCTGGAGGGCGACGTCGCCCGCCCGCGGCGGACAGGCCGGACGACGTAGATGCGGACGCACGATGCCGTAGGAACGGCGCGAAGCCCTGGCGGCGGCGGATCGGCGGGCCTTCTATTGCACCCGGACGCCGCACGCTCCACGGACCCGCCCGAGAGAGGTTCACGCCATGCTCCGCCGCGCCGTTTCCCTGCTCGCTGCCGTGCTGGGCACGGCTCCGGGTGCCCTGCAGGCCCAGACTGCGCCTCGACCCATGACCGTCGTGGACCTGATCGAGTTGTCCTCCCTGGGCGACGCGGATCTCGCGCCGGATGGAGCGCGGATCGCGTTCGTACGCAGCGAGGCGGACTGGGAGCGCAACGAAACGGTGCAGCACGTCTGGTGGGTGCCCGTCGCGGGTGGCGAGGCCGTACAGCTCACCAACGGGGAGAAGGGCGAGACGAGCCCGCGCTGGTCGCCGGACGGCGCTACGCTCGCCTTCCTGGCCGAGCGCCCCGGGCGCGAGGGCCAGGAGATCTGGCTCATCGGCGCGCGCGGCGGCGAGGCCTGGCCGCTGACGGATCATCCCACGGCCCCGGCCGATCCCCGCTGGTCGCCCGATGGCCGCTGGGTCTGGTTCCTGGCGCCCGATCCCCGCACGGACGAGCTGCAGGAGCGACTGGACGAGCTCGACGACGTCTACGCGTACGACGAGAACTACGAGGAGCGGCACCTGTGGCGGGTGCCGGTGGACGGCGGGGCCCCCGAGCGCATGACCGACGGGGACGGCTCCATCATCGGGTATGCGCTGTCGCGCGACGGGTCGCGCGTCGTCCTGCATCGCGCGCCTTCGCCGCTCTACGACAACGCCGACGAAGCCGACGTGTGGGTGTTGGACGTGGCCAGCGGCGCTTCGACGCGCCTGACCGACAACGACGTCACCGAAGCGGGCGCGGAGCTGTCGCCGGACGGCAGAACCGTGCTCTTCCGGTCCGACTCCAACGAGCGGCTCGAGACCTACTACAACGACAAGATCTTCCTCGTCCCGGCGCAGGGGGGCACCCCCCGGGTGCTGATGCCCGACCTCCCCTACGAGGTCACCGACGCCACCTGGTCGGCGGACGGGGCCAGCATCTGGTTCGTGGCCAACACCGGCGTGCGCACCGAGCTGTTCCGCGTCGGCGTTTCCGACGGTCGTTGGACGCAGGTCACCAGGGGTGACCATACCCTGGGGTCGTGGGACTACGCCCCGGCCGTGGACCGCCACGTGTTCGGACTGAACACCGCCACGAACAACGGCGATCTCTGGGTCCTGGACACCGGAGGGCGCGCGACGCCGACCCCTCGACAGGTCACGCACGTCTTCGACGATCTCGCCACCCGCTTCGCCCTTCCACGGCAGGAGGCCATCACCTGGACCGGCGAGGACGGGGTCGAGGTGGAGGGGCTGCTCTTCTATCCGCTCGAGTGGCGGGAGGGGCAGCGCTATCCCCTGGTGGTGCAGACCCACGGCGGGCCGGCCGCGTCCGACAAGTTCGGCTTCGGCAACGCGCACAACTACACACACAAGCTGACCGCGCTCGGCTACTTCGTCTTCAAGCCCAACTATCGCGGGAGCACCGGATACGGAGACGACTTCCTCCGCAACATGGTGGGGCACTACTTCGACCAGGCCCACCTGGACGTGATGGCGGGCGTCGACCACCTCATCGCGGAGGGTCTGGTGGATGGCGAGCGCATGGCCAAGATGGGTTGGAGCGCCGGTGGCCACATGACCAACAAGATCATCACCGTCACCGACCGCTTCCGTGCCGCATCCTCCGGCGCGGGTGCCGCGAACTGGGTGTCCATGTATGCGCAATCGGACGTCCGCACCTACCGGACGCCGTGGTTCGGTGGCACGCCCTGGCAGAAGGACGCGCCGGTGGAGCGCTACTGGGAGGATTCGCCGCTCAAGGACGTGGCCAACGTCACCACTCCGACGCTGTTCCTGGTCGGGGAGGAGGATGCCCGCGTGCCCATGCCCCAATCCGTGGAGATGTACCGCGGCCTCAAGAGCAACGATGTGCCCACGCACCTGTACGTGGCTCCCCGCGAAGGCCACGGATGGCAGGAGCTCCGCCATCGTCTGTTCAAGGCGAACGTGGAGCTGGACTGGTTCGAGCGTTGGGTGCGCGAACGCGACTACACGTGGGAGGAGGTTCCTACGCCCGCGCGTGCGGTGAGCGAGGACGGTCAGGACGCATGAGCCGTCCCCGCGCCGGCTCAGCCGGCGCGGGACCCGTCCGGGATGGGGCCTTCGGGGACGGCGAAGCGCGGCGTGACGCCATCTGCGTGTCCGAGATCGAACAGCATGCCCTCGGAGACCTCCCCGGCCATGGGACGGGGCTCGAGGTTGACCACGAACAGGGTCTGGACGCCTTCGAGCGCCTTGAGGTCGGGACGCTCCTTCTTCATCCCCGAGAGGATGATGCGGGTGTGATCCCCGAAGTCCACGCGGAGCCGGAGCAGCTTCGCGGAGCCCTCGACCTCGGTCACCTCCGCGATGGTGCCGACGCGGATGTCGAGCTTCTGGAAGTCGTCGAACGTGATCGTCGGCTTGATGGGAGCGGGTTGCATCAGCGGATCCTCGCGGAGCGGTTGCCGAACACGGTGTAGTGGGTGACGCGGCCCTGGCCGTCGCGGTGGAAGATCACGTCCTCCCCGCGTTCGCCGTCGTCGCGGATCCGGTAGAACGTGTCGCCGGCGTCGTGGCGCAGGCGCGTCAACGCGCGCAGCGGTTGGTCGGTCGGCAGGGACAGGAACGCCAGGCCGCCCTTCCACCGCACCACGGCGGTCTCCGAGCCCCAGGGCTGGGCCGAATAGGTGCCGACATACGGCGTCAGATCGAGCGTCGGCTCCGACTCGGCGCTCGGTGCTTCCTCGCCTTCCCCCGCGGCCGCTGTCCGGATCGCCTCGGCCACCAGGTCGTACATGCCGTTGGTGTAGGTCCCTGCGTTCACCATCGCGTTCGCCATGAACACGGTCGCGATGCGATCGTCGTTCTGCATGGTGAGCTGGCTGCGGAACCCGGGGCAGCTTCCCCCGTGCCCGACGAACGTGCGCTCGCCCCGGCGCGAGATGCTGAAGCCCAGGCCCCAGAACGTGTTCCACGCCGGATCCACGTAGTGCACGCGCTGCATCTCGGCGAGCGTGTGGGCGCTCAGGACCTCGCGGCGCTCCCCGGTCAGCCGGAACTGCCAGGAGGCGAAGCGCGCCAGGTCCTCCGCGGTGCTGGCGAAGCCGGCGGCCGGCGCGATCCCGCGGGTCTGGAAGGGCGCCACCTCGTGCCGGGTGCCGTCCCGGGTCGGCGCGCCATAGCCAGTGGCCAGCCGGCCCCCCTCGTGCTGCGCGGGGATCTCCGGGTGCGTGTCGTGCAGGCCCAGGGGCGCCAGGATCTCGCTCTCCACGTAGTCGGCGTACGGCCGCCCGGACACCGCCGCCACGATCTCCCCCGCCAGCGTCAGACCCAGATTGGAGTACTGGAAGTACTTCCACGGGGGGTACAGCGTCTCCTGCTCGGCCAGTCCGTCCACGATCTCGTCGTGCGTCGGGAACGTGAAGTCGGGCTCGCTCCAGTACGGGTGGTTGGACTCGCGCGGCAGCCCGGCCGAATGGGTCAGGACGCCTTCGACCGTGATCGGTGCCGCCCCCTCGTAGCGCTGCGCGAGGGTGAACCAGGGCAGGTGCTTCTGCACCGGGTCGCGCAGGTCCAGGAGGCCGCGATCGCGCAGCTGCAGCACGGCCACGGACGTGAAGAGCTTGGAGATGGAGCAGATGCTGTAGAGCGTGGCGGCGGTCGCTGCCTCGCCGCGCTGCGGGTGGGCCATCCCCATCGCGCCGCTCCAGACCAGCTCCTGGTCGTGGACCACGGCCGCCGAGAACCCGGGGATCTGCTCGTAGGCCCGCTGGGCGTCGAGCCAGGTCGTGACCACGGCCAGTGCCTCCGAGACCCGGGGATCCCGGGCGACGTCCTGCGCGGACGCGGCGGACGTCGCGAGCGGGACCACGCCGAGCACGAGCGCGTGGAAGAGGGAGGTGCGGGTCATGGGAGCTCCGGGGTTCGCGGTGGAGGGAGCAACATGCGCCCGCGCCGGCCGGCGGGTCCAGTCGCCGGGCGCGCGCGCGGGTGCCGCGGGGCGGGCCGCGTGCTATCGTCCCAGCGGCCCGACCGTGGGCCGGTCGCGAGTCCCCCTGTCCGGAGGCCCTCATGGACGCTCGCTGTGTCCGGTGGCGGTGGTGCGCCCCGCTACTCGCGCTGTGCGTCCTCCCGCCGCCTCTCACGGGACAGGAGCCGGGCACGTTCGCCGGGATCCGCGAGGGACTGCCCACCGGTAGCGCGGCCATCGCGTCCACGGGTCTGGTCCTCGCCTGGGACATGGAGACGCGGACGGCGGATGGGCGACTGCGGGACTTCAGCGGACGCGGCCACCACGGCGAGCTCGGCGTCACGACCCCGGTGGCGGGTCTGCTGGGCGGTGCGCTCGCCTTCGCGCGTGTCGCGGAGCGCGTCCACGTCGCGGAGCACGCCGACCTCGACCTGGAGGGACCGCTCACGATCGCGGCCTGGATGCGGGTCGACTCGTTGGGGCTTCATCAGCACGTGCTGGCCTGCGACGACGTCTGGGCCTTCTGGATCACCCCCGACGACCGCTACCGCCTGGGTGACACCCGGGGCGGGGGCGTATCCACCGCGCCCGGGACCGTGCGCCGCGGTCGCTGGAGCTCCGTGGTCGTCGTGCTCGACGGGACGGCCGGCGACCCCATCGACACCGATCTGGTGCGGATCTGGGTGGATGGCCGACCCGCACCGGCGGACACCCACCTGCGGAGCGCCGCGGCCGCCGAAGGGGGGCGCTGGAACCCGGGCGATCTCCACCGCACGGATGCGTGCTATGCCGGCTTCGAGTCCCACCAAGGCAACGAAGCGCACCAGTCGATGCCGTTCGTGGGTGCCCTGGACGAGGTGCTGGTGTTCGAGCGCGCCTGGACGGAGCAGGAGATCGTCGCCTTCTCCGCGCGCTTCGGCGCCGAGGAGCGGGCCGTGCTGGACGTGGCCGAGCGCTTCTTCGCGGCGATGGCGGCCCGCGACACCACGCGGCTGGCGCCGCTCTCCCACCCCGCCCTGACGCTCGTCGCCACCAGCGCGGTCGGGGATTCGACGGTCGCGCGGGCGTCCGACCGCGCCACGTTCTTCCGGCAGATCGCCGGAGCCGACCGGGTCCCGATCGAGCGTTTGTGGGACGCCCGGGTGCAGGTCCGGGAGGGCATCGCCACCGTATGGGCTCCCTACGATCTGTACTGGGACTCGACCTTCAGTCATTGCGGGATCGACGCGTTCCAGATGGTCCGCACCGGGCGCCGCTGGCAGGTGACCTCGATCGTCTATACCGTTGAACGGCCCCCGGCCCGGTGTGAGACCCACCCGGACGGGCCCCCGTGACGGTGGACGAACCTCCCGTCCGGATCCGCCTCCCGCGCAGGTCCCGGTCCATGCAGGCCCTGATCGTCACCCAGGCTCGCTCGCTCCGCGCCTTGCCATCCGCAGGCGTCTGAACCGTGGTCTCCCGCACGGCAGGCTACGCGCTCAATGCTGCGCTCCACATCGCCCGACAGGAGGGCCCGGTCCCCGCTGGGGTGGTGGCCGAATCGCTCGGCGTGCCGGGCACCTATCTCGCAAAGATCCTGAACACACTCGCGCGCCAGGGCGTGCTGGTCTCCGAGCGCGGCCGCCATGGCGGCTTCCGGCTGGCGCGGCCGGCGGACCAGATCCGGTTGCTCGAGGTCGTGGAGCGCTTCGACGAGATGGGGAGCACGCGCCAGTGTCTCCTGGGGCGCGGGACCTGTTCGGAGGTCGGAAGCTGCCCCGCCCACACCGCCTGGCGCGAAGCCAGCGCGCCGGTCTTCCGCTTCTTCGAGAAGCACTCGCTCGCGGACCTGCTCTAGACGCTCCTCAGGTCGCCGGTGGTCCAGGCCCCGGGGCCCGCACGGGGCGGACCGCGGCGCTCGGCCTCGCTCAGAGATCCATCCGCTCGAAGCGGCGCAGGGCCAGCGCCACCGGCAGGGCGATCCAGGCGAGCAGGGCACCCACGGCCACGGCCACGCCCACCGCGCTGCCGAAGAAGCGCTGGAAGACGGCGCCCGTGTACCCCGTGAGCGCCGAGGCGTCGAGGGCCAGCAGGGCCAGCACGCGGGCCAGATCCACCGGGTTGAGGATCATGGCCAGCAGCAGGGGCCGCTCCAGCGGCCAGGCCGCGAAGGTATGCGCACCCAGGAGGACGGCCCCGTCGTACAGGACCGTGAGCGCCAGCCAGAGCAGGAGGGCCAGGCCCAGGCCGCGTGCCGTCTCGGCGACGCGCAGGGCCACCCAGCACCCGATGGCCGTGAAGACCAGCGTGAGGAGCACACCGCCCAGCACCACGCGGATGGCCGCAGCCGCGTGGTCGGCCAACCCGTGCAGCGCCAGCGGCAGCACGGTGCCCACGCAGAACGCCGTGGCGAGCGGCAGCGCCAGGCCCAGGTAGAGCGCCAGGAAGAGCGGCCGGCGCCCGACCGGGTGGGACAGGACGAGCTCGATGAAGTCGCGGCCCTCGTAGAGCGCGATGGCCGCGAAGAGGACGCTCACCAGCGGCACGACCAGCAGCGTGACGCTGGCGAGCGACGGCAGCGCGCGCTCGAGCCCGCCGCCGAAGCGGAGCAGGCCGGCGCTCACCGCCGCGAAGAAAAGCGCGTACCCTGCGACACCCCGTCCCCGGAGTGTGTCGCGCAGTGTGTAGGTGAGGACGTTCGCGGTCCCCGTGCGCAGCTCGTCCATCAGGCCACCTCCCACCCCGGGTGCAGGGTCATGCGGCGGACGTCCGTCGGTTCTGCGGAGGCGCCCCCGCCTCCGGTCAGGAGGCTGGCGACGGCCGCCTCCAGGTCGGCCTGGCCGGTGCGCGACAGCAGCTCCAGGCGGGCGCCGGCGAAGCACACGGTCCCCTCGACCAGGAACACGACGTCGTCGGCGAGCGCCGTGACCTGCCCCAGGTCGTGCGAGGTGAGCAGGACAGCGGTTCCCGCGTCCACTTCACCGCGGATCTTCGCCTTGAGGATGCGGGCCGCCACCGGATCCAGCCCGGCCGTCGGCTCGTCCAGGATCAGCACCGGCGTGCGGTAGCGGAACGCGAGCGCCGCGTTGACCTTCTGCCGCGTCCCGCCGGACAGCGCCCGGAACGGCCGATCCATCCAGGGCTCCAGGCCGAAGGCTCCGACCAGCTCCTCGTCCGGCGGTCCCTGGAAGCCGCGCAGATCGTCGAGCATCGCGGCCAGCTCGCGCGCGGAGAGGTTGCCGGGGAAGCGGGGGAGTTGCGGCATGTACCCGATGTCGCGGCGATACGTCGAGCCCTGCCCGGCCTCCACGCCGAGGAGCGCGAGGGAGCCCGCGTCCGGGCGGACCAGCCCCAGCGCCACCTTGATGAGGGTCGTCTTGCCCGCCCCGTTCGGTCCCAGCAAGGCCGTGACGCGTCCCGGGTGCAGCTCCAGCCCTGCACCCCGCAGCACGGCATGGCGGCCGTAGCGCTTGTGGATCCCGTCCAGGGTCAGGGCCATGCTGCGGCGGCTCACGACATCCTCCAGGCGGAGGTGGGCGGCGTCAGCAGAGGACGCTCGTCCACGAGATTGGCGGGCGTCAGCACGGGCAGGATCTGCTCGGCGACGTCGAGAAGGAGCACCAGCAGGCTGCGGTGCAGGAGCAGGATGGGCCGGGTCTGCTCCGCGAGGAGGGCGAACAGGCGCACCGGGTGGAACGGCACGTCGCCCGCGCCATCCCGATCGAGATCGTAGCCCCGGTAGCGATCCCAGTAGTTGCCCTCGAAACGGCTGTGGGTGCGCCGGCTGTTGGTCGACACGTCGAACGAGTTGGCGAGGAACGTGTTGCGGGCGAAGCGGCTCCCCTCGCTGTTCGCCATGAGCTGGATGGCCCACCCGTTCCCGGTGAAGTCGTTGTCCTCCACCGTGAGGCGGGTCACGCCTTCGGCGTACAGCCCCACGCTGTTGTCGCGGAAGCGATTGCCCTCGATGCGGCTGTCACGGATGTCCTTGAGCAGCAGCCCGTAGGCGGCCATCCCGCGGTTGCGATCGAAGTCGTTGCCCACCATCAGCACGTCGCGGGTGTACATGACCGCTACACCTGCACCGTTCGCCGCGAAGCGGTTGCTGCGGTAGCGGCATCCATCCGAGAACATGAAGTGGAGCCCGTACCGGACGTTGTGGGCGCTGTCGTTGCGCTCGACGTCACTGTCCTCCACGAACTCGAAGTAGATGCCGTCCCGGTGTCCTGAGATGCGGTTGTCCTCCACCCGTACACGCTTCGAGTACCACAGGTGGATGCCGTTGCCGGCGCGCGTCTCGCGCGTCGCGCTCGCCGTGAGGGTGTTGCCCACCACCCGGCAGTCGCCGGCGTTGGCGAGGTAGATGCCGAAGAACGTGTCGAAGAACCGGTTGCCCTCGAGCGTGCAGAAGCGGGCGCCGTCCACCAGCAGGGCGGCTCGATCCTCGGTGAACGAGATGCCGGTATCGCGGAAGGTGAGGCCGCGCACGGTGACCGAATCCGACCGCACCACGATCAGGCCGCGCTCGCCACGGCCGTCCAGCACCGCTCCGGGCGCACCGACCAGGGTGACCGGCCGGTCCAGCACCAGGGTGGGTTCGTCGTAGACGCCCGGCTGCACCCAGACCGTGTCGTGCGGTGCGGCCGCGGCGATCCCGGCCGCCACGCTGGTGTGCGGCCCGTCCGGACCCACGACGATCCAGGTCGTCGAGGGCACCACCCACGCCAGGAGCAATAGCGCGGCGTTCACGGCGCGCCCATCCCGGCATGCGCGTCGTGCGCGGCGTGTCCGGCCGCCGGTTGCCCTCCCGGCCAGCGCTCCGCCACCAGCGCGCGCGCGCCCTGCCAGTCGAGCGCACGCCCGCCGTGCTGCGCGCGCGCGCGGTCGCGCGCCGACTCGGAGGCGAACGCCACCAGGCCCAGGCCCATCGGTGAGCCCAGGCCGGCGCTCTCCAGGTAGTGGGCGGACCCGGCCTCGACCAGGCCATCCGCGGAGGACCGGTCCCGCACCCACAGGGAGCCGGAGTCGGCATCCGGGTCGTGGTCCAGCCACGCCACCATGCACTCGATCGAATCGAAGACGTAGATGCGACCCCGTGTGCCGATGGCCTCGGCACCGCCCCCGTCGTCCGCGACGGTCATGTGGCAGCGCTCACAGACGTCGGTCCCCACGGCCAGGGGGCGCGGTCCGGGTGCGCCGCACGCGCCCATCCCGACCGCGAGCACGGACAGGGCGGCCGCGGCGGGAAGCGCCGCGCCCCGGGCGCGCGGGCGTCGGACACGCGGTCCCCGACCGGTCCGCAGCTCCGAGGTGGCGACAGCCACGGCGGTGACGCCCACCATCACCAGGATCCAGCCGCCGGCGCCCGGCCAGGAGTGGGCCGTGAAGTTCAGGATCTGCCGCGAGCCCAGCAGGGGGGGCTGATAGCTCATCCCGGGGATCTTGATGATCGCGTGCTCCTCGTCCAGGTTGTGCCCGTAGTCGTGCTCCCAACGGTAGAAGTCGGCGAGGCCGACGACCGCGATGAGCAGGTAGCCTGCCGTCCAGACGTACAGCGCCTTGCGGCGACCCAGCGCCGCCACTGCCACGCCCCCCGCCAGCAGCGCGCCCACCAGCCAGGGCATCCACACGAGCTCCGGGATGGACTCGGGCTCGATGCGGCGCATGCCGATGTAGTGGTTCAGGTTGTTGATGTTGCCGAGGTCGTTGGGCTTCTTCCCCTCGATGGTGTTCACGCGGATCACCATGCCCAGCCCCTCCGGGTACTGCGGGGCTTCCAGGTCGATGGTCCACACCGGGAGCGCGAAGACCAGGCCCAGCGCCAACGCGGCCACCAGCACCAGGATCCGGCTCGCTCGGGTCATCATGATCGGTTCCTCGAGATCGGGGTCGGGCCGGGGGACGGACGGGCCGCCCCCCGGCACAGGGAAATCACTGCGTCGTCCACGTCCCGCCGGTGCCCCAGCGCAGCGTCGTGCTCGAGCCGGTGGGAGACACCCGGACGTAGCCCTGCATCTCCTGGTGGAGCGCGGAGCAGAAGTCCGTGCAGTAGAAGGGGTAGATCCCCGCCGACTCCGGCACCCACTTCAGGGTCCGGGTCTGACCCGGCATCACGAGCAGCTCGGCGTTGTTGGCGCCGAAGGCGGCGAAGCCGTGCGGCACGTCCCAGTCCTGCTCGAGGTTCGTGACGTGGAAGTAGACTTCGTCGCCGACGCGGATGCCTTCGATGTTGTCGGGCGCGAAGTGGCTGCGGATCGCCGTCATGTAGACGTGCACCTCGGTGCCGCGCCGTTCCACGCGCGCTTCCGCCTCCGACCGTGTCGCATACGGGTTGTGGTTGTTC is part of the Gemmatimonadota bacterium genome and harbors:
- a CDS encoding DUF5658 family protein — its product is MERRRADRRQAHVLFSDWRWALKGRRRNGRRVGDAAATGLDWHHPWFLVVTIVVMALSTLDAIFTLELIARGVVREANPVMRALMELDIQLFANFKVLLTGFALLILVACNQSSVLRFVPVRGILHGILLFYTALIGYEVALLSL
- a CDS encoding M55 family metallopeptidase, which gives rise to MIRLPLAAAALLLAAAPVSAQGLKVHISADLEGITGVVTGEQLGPGGFEYGRFREFMTDEVNAAIEGARAAGATEIVVADSHGNGQNLLIERLPEDVLLVRAWPRPLGMMEGIDSTFDAAVFIGYHASTTNPEGVRAHTLSSANLTAVRLNGIEMPEAGLNAAVAGHFGVPVVAISGDDAIVAEAERLLGTIDGAVVKQALGFHSAVTVMPAVGRERIRAAVEAGVRAHAARRAYRLEGPLQLEVAFKHYQQAQVLAYLPFVELVDAHTIRMQADSMVEISRFLQFISHYQPGLAP
- a CDS encoding S9 family peptidase, giving the protein MLRRAVSLLAAVLGTAPGALQAQTAPRPMTVVDLIELSSLGDADLAPDGARIAFVRSEADWERNETVQHVWWVPVAGGEAVQLTNGEKGETSPRWSPDGATLAFLAERPGREGQEIWLIGARGGEAWPLTDHPTAPADPRWSPDGRWVWFLAPDPRTDELQERLDELDDVYAYDENYEERHLWRVPVDGGAPERMTDGDGSIIGYALSRDGSRVVLHRAPSPLYDNADEADVWVLDVASGASTRLTDNDVTEAGAELSPDGRTVLFRSDSNERLETYYNDKIFLVPAQGGTPRVLMPDLPYEVTDATWSADGASIWFVANTGVRTELFRVGVSDGRWTQVTRGDHTLGSWDYAPAVDRHVFGLNTATNNGDLWVLDTGGRATPTPRQVTHVFDDLATRFALPRQEAITWTGEDGVEVEGLLFYPLEWREGQRYPLVVQTHGGPAASDKFGFGNAHNYTHKLTALGYFVFKPNYRGSTGYGDDFLRNMVGHYFDQAHLDVMAGVDHLIAEGLVDGERMAKMGWSAGGHMTNKIITVTDRFRAASSGAGAANWVSMYAQSDVRTYRTPWFGGTPWQKDAPVERYWEDSPLKDVANVTTPTLFLVGEEDARVPMPQSVEMYRGLKSNDVPTHLYVAPREGHGWQELRHRLFKANVELDWFERWVRERDYTWEEVPTPARAVSEDGQDA
- a CDS encoding tRNA-binding protein — protein: MQPAPIKPTITFDDFQKLDIRVGTIAEVTEVEGSAKLLRLRVDFGDHTRIILSGMKKERPDLKALEGVQTLFVVNLEPRPMAGEVSEGMLFDLGHADGVTPRFAVPEGPIPDGSRAG
- a CDS encoding lytic transglycosylase domain-containing protein; this translates as MRNATLLLVPALLLAATRPPPDVSPAGAQPERSELHERVERLRSGIERADSVYRAEVEPLTTMLATFSDDSAFVRTLALALVGAGRDAGLDPRLLTAVLLVENPWLDPAARSPVGAVGLLQVMPFHAGRWGCPGSDLEDIATNLCHGARLLRTLVDRSGGDMERALLRYNGCVRGRNTSDCHLYPAKVYARAGEVLVRRWLDVSSSP
- a CDS encoding serine hydrolase, coding for MTRTSLFHALVLGVVPLATSAASAQDVARDPRVSEALAVVTTWLDAQRAYEQIPGFSAAVVHDQELVWSGAMGMAHPQRGEAATAATLYSICSISKLFTSVAVLQLRDRGLLDLRDPVQKHLPWFTLAQRYEGAAPITVEGVLTHSAGLPRESNHPYWSEPDFTFPTHDEIVDGLAEQETLYPPWKYFQYSNLGLTLAGEIVAAVSGRPYADYVESEILAPLGLHDTHPEIPAQHEGGRLATGYGAPTRDGTRHEVAPFQTRGIAPAAGFASTAEDLARFASWQFRLTGERREVLSAHTLAEMQRVHYVDPAWNTFWGLGFSISRRGERTFVGHGGSCPGFRSQLTMQNDDRIATVFMANAMVNAGTYTNGMYDLVAEAIRTAAAGEGEEAPSAESEPTLDLTPYVGTYSAQPWGSETAVVRWKGGLAFLSLPTDQPLRALTRLRHDAGDTFYRIRDDGERGEDVIFHRDGQGRVTHYTVFGNRSARIR
- a CDS encoding prolipoprotein diacylglyceryl transferase, producing MRPVLFRFPDGLPLIGGAEVQSFGILLFLSFIAAGIVARRELDRLGEDGERMSDLVFWALIGGIVGGKLYFVLTNPGMLAGGAGALLSGTGFTWYGGFILASAMVWVYMRRHGMDVGKTFDAIALGLPVGIAVGRFGCFMAGDDYGRPTGSWVGVAFPEGAPPTTVGVLRDRYGVDVDPELIARFGDVIPVHPTQLYEIGTSFLILLVLLRLRHVPHKPGWVFGAWLGLYAVNRFLLEIVRLKGDRFLFGVFSQAQVISVVLLALSLWMVTRLRGAPARR